In one window of Gemmatimonadota bacterium DNA:
- a CDS encoding insulinase family protein, whose translation MSLPRLILSGLLLPAALAPALLGQAVNRPAAAPPPAGAAITKSCPVLRAATAARARPRATRGPTVEGITEYTLPNGLRVLLFPDPSKPTVTVNATYLVGSRHEAYGETGMAHLLEHLVFKGTPCHRNIPQELSEHGANPNGSTWFDRTNYFETFAATDANLAWALDLEADRMVNSYIAREDLQSEFTVVRNEFEMGENDPGSILEERVMSTAFLWHNYGNSTIGARADLENVPIERLQGFYRKYYQPDNAILVVAGKFDEAKTLRLIEEKFGRIPRPARTGDMKLWPTYTLDPTQDGEREVTLRRVGDVQVLTAVYHVPAGSHPDFAAVDVLARVLGSQPSGRLYQALVVPKKAANAFAFAYRLREPGALLATVQVRKEDPLGPAREALLDALDAAVSDPATAEEVERAKVEITKNTELLINNSERVALTLSEWASMADWRMLFLHRDRVKQVTPADVQRVAAAYLKPSNRTLGTFLPTEKPDRAEMPATPDWIPVVTAYRGDTAVTQGEAFDPSPATIDQRTARHRVGGLAVAFLPKRTRGGSVNASLSLDFNDMEGARGKRAIGSLTSQMLLRGTRSKSRQQIKDEFDRLKARVGVFGGYDAANARIETVRGNLPAVLRLLGEVLREPAFDEKEFGELKQQSLAQLEESRSDPQALAFTAFERYLSPYPKDDPRYRPTIEEQVAELSAVTIEDVRRFYAETYGAGHATLALVGDFDPAEITPVLTAIFGEWKSPRPWVRIPSAFHDQPATSIAIETPDKANAMFLGGINLNLRDDDPDYAALLLGNEVLGGGFLNSRLATRIRQKDGISYGVGSFLSVSSEDKASRFMGYAIYAPENAARVEAAFREELERVAREGITQDELDKARQGWLQNQQVGRSNDGQLSGDLQGKVYLGRTMAFDADLEHRVSGLTLQQVNGALQRYLDPAKLTVVKAGDFAKGRQPASP comes from the coding sequence ATGAGTCTGCCACGGTTGATCCTCTCCGGTCTCCTCCTGCCGGCCGCGCTGGCCCCGGCCCTGCTGGGCCAGGCCGTCAACCGGCCCGCCGCCGCGCCGCCGCCGGCGGGCGCCGCCATCACGAAGAGCTGCCCGGTGCTCCGGGCCGCCACCGCGGCCCGCGCCCGCCCGCGCGCCACCCGCGGCCCCACCGTCGAGGGGATCACCGAGTACACCCTGCCGAACGGGCTCCGGGTGCTCCTCTTCCCGGACCCGTCCAAGCCGACGGTGACCGTCAACGCGACCTACCTGGTCGGGTCCCGGCATGAGGCGTACGGCGAGACCGGCATGGCCCACCTGCTGGAGCACCTCGTCTTCAAGGGCACGCCCTGTCACCGGAACATTCCGCAGGAGCTGTCCGAGCACGGCGCCAATCCGAACGGCAGCACCTGGTTCGACCGCACCAACTACTTCGAGACCTTCGCCGCCACCGACGCGAACCTGGCCTGGGCGCTCGACCTCGAGGCCGACCGGATGGTGAACAGCTACATCGCCCGCGAAGACCTCCAGTCGGAGTTCACGGTGGTGCGCAACGAGTTCGAGATGGGGGAGAACGACCCCGGCTCGATCCTCGAGGAGCGCGTGATGTCCACCGCCTTCCTGTGGCACAACTACGGCAACTCCACCATCGGCGCGCGCGCCGACCTCGAGAACGTGCCGATCGAGCGGCTGCAGGGCTTCTACCGCAAGTACTACCAGCCCGACAATGCGATCCTGGTCGTGGCCGGCAAGTTCGATGAGGCGAAGACGCTGCGGCTGATCGAGGAGAAGTTCGGCCGCATCCCGCGGCCCGCCCGCACCGGCGACATGAAGCTCTGGCCCACCTACACCCTCGACCCGACCCAGGACGGCGAGCGGGAAGTGACCCTGCGCCGCGTGGGCGACGTGCAGGTGCTGACGGCCGTCTACCACGTGCCGGCCGGCTCCCACCCCGACTTCGCCGCGGTGGACGTGCTGGCCCGGGTCCTCGGCAGCCAGCCCTCGGGACGGCTCTACCAGGCGCTGGTGGTGCCCAAGAAGGCGGCCAACGCCTTCGCCTTCGCGTATCGCCTGCGCGAGCCGGGGGCACTGCTGGCCACGGTGCAGGTGCGCAAGGAGGACCCGCTCGGCCCGGCGCGTGAGGCGCTGCTGGACGCCCTCGACGCGGCGGTGAGCGACCCGGCCACGGCCGAGGAGGTGGAGCGGGCCAAGGTGGAGATCACCAAGAACACCGAACTCCTCATCAACAATTCCGAGCGGGTGGCGCTGACCCTCTCCGAGTGGGCCTCCATGGCCGACTGGCGCATGCTGTTCCTCCACCGGGACCGGGTCAAGCAGGTGACCCCGGCCGACGTGCAGCGGGTGGCCGCCGCCTATCTCAAGCCCAGCAACCGGACCCTCGGCACCTTCCTCCCCACGGAGAAGCCGGACCGGGCGGAGATGCCGGCCACACCCGACTGGATCCCGGTCGTCACCGCGTATCGCGGGGACACCGCCGTGACCCAGGGCGAGGCGTTCGACCCGAGTCCCGCGACGATCGACCAGCGCACCGCCCGCCACCGCGTCGGCGGGCTCGCGGTGGCGTTCCTGCCCAAGCGCACCCGCGGCGGCTCGGTGAACGCGAGCCTCTCGCTCGACTTCAACGACATGGAGGGGGCGCGGGGCAAGCGCGCCATCGGTTCGCTCACCTCGCAGATGCTGCTGCGCGGCACCCGCTCGAAGAGCCGGCAGCAGATCAAGGACGAGTTCGACCGGCTCAAGGCGCGGGTCGGGGTGTTCGGTGGGTACGACGCGGCCAACGCGCGCATCGAGACGGTCCGCGGCAACCTCCCCGCGGTGCTCCGGCTGCTGGGCGAGGTGCTGCGTGAGCCGGCGTTCGACGAGAAGGAGTTCGGCGAGCTGAAGCAGCAGTCGCTGGCCCAGCTCGAGGAGAGCCGGTCGGATCCGCAGGCGCTCGCCTTCACGGCGTTCGAACGCTACCTGAGCCCGTACCCGAAGGACGACCCGCGCTACCGGCCGACCATCGAGGAACAGGTGGCCGAGCTCTCCGCAGTGACCATCGAGGACGTCCGCCGCTTCTACGCCGAGACCTACGGGGCGGGGCATGCCACCCTGGCGCTCGTGGGCGACTTCGACCCGGCCGAGATCACCCCGGTCCTCACCGCGATCTTCGGCGAGTGGAAGAGCCCGCGGCCCTGGGTGCGCATCCCGAGCGCGTTCCACGACCAGCCCGCCACCAGCATCGCGATCGAGACCCCGGACAAGGCCAACGCCATGTTCCTGGGCGGGATCAACCTGAACCTCCGCGACGACGATCCTGACTACGCCGCGCTGCTCCTCGGCAACGAGGTGCTCGGCGGCGGCTTCCTCAACTCCCGGCTGGCCACCCGCATCCGCCAGAAGGATGGGATCAGCTATGGCGTCGGGTCGTTCCTCAGCGTCTCGTCGGAGGACAAGGCGAGCCGCTTCATGGGCTACGCGATCTACGCGCCGGAGAACGCGGCCAGGGTCGAGGCGGCCTTCCGCGAGGAACTCGAACGGGTGGCCCGGGAGGGGATCACCCAGGACGAACTCGACAAGGCGCGCCAGGGGTGGCTGCAGAACCAGCAGGTGGGTCGCTCCAACGACGGCCAGCTCTCCGGCGACCTCCAGGGCAAGGTGTACCTGGGGCGGACCATGGCGTTCGACGCGGACCTGGAGCACCGCGTCTCGGGCCTGACCCTCCAGCAGGTGAATGGGGCGCTGCAGCGCTACCTCGACCCTGCCAAGCTGACGGTGGTCAAGGCGGGCGACTTCGCCAAGGGGCGCCAGCCGGCCAGTCCCTGA
- a CDS encoding Ig-like domain-containing protein, whose translation MNATCRTLLRLTRHPSLFGLALLGACASSSRQDPVVPGPVAVVEVSPAADTVFLSGHIQLVAVARDSDGTVLAGKTFTWQSSNGTLASVTSTGQVVGLAAGQVTISATTSGISGGAAVLVQAAPAGSVVITPGADSVAGGSVLQLGAQVRNAGGQPITGVTVSWTSANPSVATVTQAGFVTGVSNGTTGIIASYNGIADTATVKVRGAFTRADGGRVALTDLGSASYQGFSGLLYPGSNALPAAHLAAGVALANQVVPLDAAGTPSASGKVVLLSIGMSNATQEWCTKFAGDPCNAWSFTGQSQGVRRSTVKVVNGAHSSSTAEVWVSAAGSEYQRVLDSALTPAGVTEKQVQVVWLKLALMHPTSSLPRADADAFQVLTDGGQILRALRTRYPNLKLVFVASRIYAGYATTTLNPEPYAYEGGFSVKWLIEAQVQQMAAGGSIVNPVAGNLNYSTGAAPWVGWGPYLWANGTTARSDGLQWFPADLEADGTHPSDQGEAKVAGLLLDFFSTSPVARCWFISGATCP comes from the coding sequence ATGAACGCGACCTGCCGCACGCTGCTCCGCCTCACCCGCCACCCCTCGCTCTTCGGCCTCGCCCTGCTGGGTGCCTGTGCCTCCAGCTCGCGCCAGGATCCGGTCGTCCCCGGGCCTGTGGCCGTGGTCGAGGTCTCACCGGCGGCGGACACCGTGTTCCTGTCCGGGCACATCCAGCTGGTCGCCGTGGCCAGGGACTCCGACGGGACCGTCCTGGCGGGCAAGACCTTCACCTGGCAGAGCAGCAACGGCACGCTGGCCTCGGTCACCTCGACCGGCCAGGTCGTCGGCCTCGCGGCGGGGCAGGTCACGATTTCGGCCACGACAAGCGGGATCAGCGGCGGCGCGGCCGTCCTGGTGCAGGCGGCGCCGGCCGGGAGCGTGGTGATCACCCCGGGCGCGGATTCGGTGGCCGGGGGCAGCGTGCTGCAGCTCGGGGCGCAGGTGCGGAACGCCGGCGGGCAGCCCATCACCGGGGTGACGGTGAGCTGGACCAGCGCCAATCCATCGGTCGCCACCGTTACCCAGGCGGGATTCGTCACGGGCGTCAGCAACGGCACGACCGGCATCATCGCGAGCTACAACGGGATCGCCGACACCGCCACCGTCAAGGTCCGTGGTGCCTTCACCCGTGCCGACGGCGGCCGGGTGGCGCTGACTGACCTGGGAAGCGCCAGCTACCAGGGCTTCAGCGGGCTGCTGTACCCGGGTTCGAATGCCCTCCCCGCCGCCCACCTGGCCGCCGGCGTCGCGCTGGCCAACCAGGTGGTGCCGCTCGACGCCGCCGGTACTCCCTCCGCCAGCGGCAAGGTGGTGCTGCTCTCCATCGGCATGTCCAACGCCACCCAGGAGTGGTGCACCAAGTTCGCCGGCGATCCGTGCAACGCCTGGTCCTTCACCGGCCAGAGCCAGGGGGTGCGCCGGAGCACGGTGAAGGTGGTGAACGGGGCGCACTCCAGCTCGACGGCCGAGGTGTGGGTCTCGGCCGCCGGGTCGGAATACCAGCGGGTCCTCGACTCGGCGCTCACGCCTGCGGGGGTGACCGAGAAGCAGGTGCAGGTGGTCTGGCTCAAGCTCGCCCTCATGCACCCGACCTCCTCGCTGCCCCGGGCGGATGCCGACGCCTTCCAGGTCCTCACCGACGGCGGGCAGATCCTGCGGGCGCTGCGCACCCGCTACCCCAACCTCAAGCTGGTCTTCGTGGCGAGCCGGATCTACGCCGGCTACGCCACCACCACGCTCAACCCGGAGCCATACGCCTATGAGGGCGGCTTCTCGGTAAAGTGGCTGATTGAGGCGCAGGTCCAGCAGATGGCGGCGGGCGGCAGTATCGTGAACCCGGTTGCGGGCAACCTCAATTACAGCACCGGTGCCGCCCCCTGGGTGGGCTGGGGGCCGTACCTCTGGGCCAACGGCACCACGGCGCGCTCCGACGGGTTGCAGTGGTTCCCGGCCGACCTCGAGGCGGACGGAACCCACCCCTCCGACCAGGGGGAGGCGAAGGTGGCCGGCCTGCTGCTCGATTTCTTCTCCACGTCGCCCGTGGCGCGCTGCTGGTTCATCAGCGGCGCCACCTGCCCCTGA
- a CDS encoding cytochrome c, giving the protein MSGWRMLRPGQRRAGANRIAAEPTGSKGRYAATFTVPQGDRVLLTVESGFGRGRRTELTLLPIRVVRAGESLAAAVPAERGRQLFVAKGCASCHLNGDIEEFGQANESHAFGPELTGRALEAAYVRQRITNPASLPPIGEGTLRMPRLDLAAADVDALVAFLSRPQERAAQ; this is encoded by the coding sequence ATGTCCGGGTGGCGGATGCTGCGGCCCGGGCAGCGTCGGGCAGGGGCCAACCGGATCGCGGCAGAGCCCACCGGGTCCAAGGGCCGGTACGCCGCCACGTTCACGGTGCCGCAGGGGGATCGGGTGCTGCTGACCGTCGAGTCGGGATTCGGCCGGGGGCGGCGGACCGAGCTCACGCTCCTGCCGATTCGCGTGGTGCGGGCCGGCGAGTCACTCGCCGCCGCTGTCCCGGCGGAACGTGGCCGGCAGCTGTTCGTGGCCAAGGGGTGCGCCAGCTGCCACCTCAACGGCGACATCGAGGAGTTCGGGCAGGCCAACGAGAGCCACGCCTTCGGTCCTGAGCTGACGGGTCGGGCGCTCGAAGCCGCGTACGTCAGGCAGCGGATCACCAACCCGGCGAGCCTGCCTCCCATCGGGGAAGGGACCCTGCGCATGCCACGCCTGGACCTGGCTGCGGCGGACGTCGACGCGCTCGTGGCATTCCTCAGCCGGCCGCAGGAGCGGGCTGCCCAGTAG
- a CDS encoding septum formation initiator family protein, with the protein MSRARLATLGVLLAALAVALFGGEYAIHDWLALRRDTRAEQARIDQLTVEVDSLTRYLGQLGSDRRLVERLARENMGMIRPGEFLYRIEPDSLDGR; encoded by the coding sequence GTGAGCCGGGCCCGGCTGGCCACCCTGGGCGTCCTGCTGGCGGCGCTGGCGGTGGCGCTCTTCGGCGGCGAATACGCGATCCATGACTGGCTGGCGCTGCGCCGCGACACGCGCGCGGAACAGGCGAGGATCGACCAGCTGACGGTCGAGGTGGATTCGCTCACCCGGTACCTGGGCCAGCTCGGGTCGGACCGAAGGCTGGTGGAGCGCCTGGCCCGCGAGAACATGGGGATGATCCGGCCGGGGGAGTTCCTGTACCGGATCGAGCCCGACAGCCTTGACGGGCGCTAG
- the eno gene encoding phosphopyruvate hydratase, with protein MSTIIEVHGREIIDSRGNPTVEAEVVLSSGATGRAAVPSGASTGEHEAVELRDGDAKRYLGKGVLEAVRNVNEVIGPRLEGMAAEDQVSIDLEMLDMDGTPNKSHLGANAMLAVSLAVARAAAQDAGLPLYRYLGGPLARVLPVPMMNILNGGAHASNNVDAQEFMVVPIGADTFGEGLRMGVEVFHALKKVLTRMKLSTAVGDEGGFAPMLPSNEAALDVVMEAIQAAGYEPGRDLAIALDVAASELFQDGEYVFKKGDGSRRPASGMVDLYAAWVDRYPIVSIEDGLAEDDWDGWKLLTDRLGDRCQLVGDDLFVTNVDRLSRGIEQGVGNAVLVKVNQIGTLTETLECIEMAKTAGYGSIISHRSGETEDTFIADLAVAVGTGQIKTGSASRTDRIAKYNQLLRIAEELGDIAQYPGRDLYAL; from the coding sequence ATGTCCACCATCATCGAAGTGCACGGTCGCGAGATCATCGACAGCCGGGGCAACCCCACCGTCGAGGCCGAGGTCGTCCTGTCCAGCGGCGCCACCGGGCGCGCCGCGGTTCCGAGCGGCGCCAGCACCGGTGAGCACGAGGCGGTGGAATTGCGGGACGGGGACGCCAAGCGGTACCTGGGCAAGGGTGTGCTCGAGGCGGTGCGGAACGTGAACGAGGTGATCGGGCCGCGGCTCGAGGGCATGGCCGCCGAGGACCAGGTCTCGATCGACCTCGAGATGCTCGACATGGACGGCACCCCCAACAAGAGCCACCTCGGCGCCAACGCGATGCTGGCGGTCTCGCTCGCCGTGGCGCGGGCGGCGGCCCAGGACGCCGGCCTGCCGCTCTACCGCTACCTGGGCGGGCCGCTGGCGCGGGTGCTGCCGGTGCCCATGATGAACATCCTGAATGGCGGGGCCCACGCGTCGAACAACGTGGATGCGCAGGAGTTCATGGTGGTCCCCATCGGCGCCGACACCTTCGGCGAGGGGCTGCGCATGGGCGTGGAAGTCTTCCACGCGCTCAAGAAGGTCCTGACCAGGATGAAGCTGTCCACCGCCGTGGGCGACGAGGGCGGATTCGCCCCGATGCTGCCCTCGAACGAGGCGGCGCTCGACGTGGTGATGGAGGCCATCCAGGCCGCCGGCTACGAACCCGGCCGCGACCTCGCGATCGCCCTCGACGTGGCGGCTTCCGAGCTGTTCCAGGACGGGGAGTATGTCTTCAAGAAGGGCGACGGCAGCCGGCGCCCCGCCTCCGGCATGGTCGACCTCTACGCCGCCTGGGTGGACCGGTACCCGATCGTCTCGATCGAGGACGGGCTGGCCGAGGACGACTGGGACGGGTGGAAGCTGCTCACCGACCGGCTGGGCGACCGCTGCCAGCTGGTGGGCGATGACCTCTTCGTCACCAACGTGGACCGGCTCTCCCGCGGCATCGAGCAGGGGGTCGGGAACGCGGTGCTGGTCAAGGTGAACCAGATCGGCACCCTGACCGAGACGCTCGAGTGCATCGAGATGGCCAAGACCGCGGGCTATGGGTCCATCATCTCGCACCGGTCCGGCGAGACCGAGGACACCTTCATCGCCGACCTCGCCGTGGCGGTGGGGACCGGGCAGATCAAGACCGGCAGTGCCAGCCGCACCGACCGGATCGCCAAGTACAACCAGCTGCTCCGCATCGCGGAGGAGCTGGGGGACATCGCCCAGTATCCCGGGCGGGACCTCTACGCGCTGTGA
- a CDS encoding 1-acyl-sn-glycerol-3-phosphate acyltransferase encodes MIAALRYILSMCCCTVHHAARIVLAAGRGEPYTPGGIFDEGPRQYARDLVRINGITLRGEGLERVEGMGPCVFVANHQSWLDILALLVLLPGSVRFVAKKELGRVPLFGPAMRAAGHIEVDRRDLRSAVSAYEAAGRVIRSGFSALVFPEGTRSRDGRLLPFKKGPFVLAIVAQVPVVPVVILGSHEALPRGSVRPRPVPITVRLGGLIPTAGLTYADRDTLAGRVRSAMLALGARE; translated from the coding sequence ATGATCGCGGCGCTGCGCTACATCCTCAGCATGTGCTGCTGCACGGTACATCACGCCGCCCGCATCGTGCTGGCGGCCGGGCGCGGGGAGCCGTACACGCCGGGCGGCATCTTCGACGAGGGGCCCCGGCAGTACGCCCGTGACCTGGTCCGCATCAACGGGATCACCCTCCGAGGCGAGGGGCTGGAACGGGTCGAGGGTATGGGCCCCTGCGTGTTCGTCGCCAACCACCAGTCGTGGCTCGACATCCTCGCGCTGCTGGTGCTCCTGCCCGGGTCGGTGCGCTTCGTGGCCAAGAAGGAACTTGGGCGGGTGCCCCTCTTCGGGCCGGCCATGCGCGCGGCAGGCCATATCGAAGTCGACCGGCGTGACCTCCGCTCGGCGGTCTCCGCCTACGAAGCGGCGGGCCGGGTGATCCGGAGCGGATTCTCCGCCCTGGTGTTCCCCGAGGGGACCCGGAGCCGCGACGGCCGGCTGCTGCCGTTCAAGAAGGGGCCGTTCGTGCTGGCCATCGTGGCCCAGGTGCCGGTCGTCCCGGTGGTCATCCTGGGGAGTCACGAGGCCCTCCCGCGCGGGAGCGTCCGGCCGCGGCCGGTGCCCATCACCGTCCGCCTGGGCGGACTGATCCCGACGGCCGGGCTGACGTACGCCGACCGGGATACCCTGGCCGGGCGGGTGCGGTCCGCCATGCTCGCCCTCGGTGCGCGGGAGTAG
- the thiL gene encoding thiamine-phosphate kinase encodes MITSQLGPGGEFDRIRRIAAALGPVAHGLGDDCAILPAGSGEVVLSADLSVEGVHFRTDWLSFEEIGWRAAAGALSDLAAAGATPVGLLASVGAPRGVDEVRLVELMRGVGAAVASVGGVVLGGDLSASPHWLVDITVVGRAPRPVPRNGARPGDGIWLSGTPGLSRAALVAWRRGAAPESAAREAYAHPVPRIALGMALAEAGARAMIDLSDGLAGDVRHLAAASQVAITLDLERIPIAAAVRQAAGTAEPPAVFAATGGEDYELLAALPPAFSDPEGAELAARCGLPLTRVGVVTAGKGVTLRLDGQPVQLGGYDHFA; translated from the coding sequence ATGATCACCTCCCAGCTCGGCCCGGGGGGCGAGTTCGACCGGATCCGGCGGATCGCCGCCGCGCTGGGCCCGGTGGCCCACGGGCTCGGCGACGATTGCGCCATCCTGCCGGCGGGGAGCGGAGAGGTCGTGCTGAGCGCCGACCTCTCCGTGGAGGGAGTGCACTTCCGGACCGACTGGCTGAGCTTCGAGGAGATCGGCTGGCGGGCGGCGGCGGGGGCGCTGTCCGACCTCGCGGCCGCGGGGGCCACGCCGGTGGGGCTCCTGGCGAGCGTCGGTGCGCCGCGCGGCGTGGACGAGGTGCGGCTGGTGGAGCTGATGCGGGGGGTCGGGGCCGCCGTGGCTTCCGTGGGCGGCGTGGTGCTCGGCGGTGACCTGAGCGCGAGCCCGCACTGGCTGGTGGACATCACGGTGGTGGGACGCGCCCCGCGCCCCGTGCCGCGCAACGGGGCCCGTCCCGGCGATGGGATCTGGCTGAGCGGCACCCCGGGCCTGAGTCGGGCGGCGCTGGTGGCGTGGCGGCGCGGTGCCGCGCCCGAATCCGCCGCGCGGGAGGCCTACGCGCACCCGGTGCCGCGGATTGCGCTGGGAATGGCGCTCGCGGAGGCCGGGGCCCGCGCCATGATCGACCTGAGCGACGGCCTCGCCGGCGATGTGCGTCACCTGGCCGCGGCCTCGCAGGTGGCCATCACGCTCGACCTGGAGCGGATCCCGATCGCTGCGGCGGTGCGCCAGGCGGCGGGGACCGCCGAGCCACCCGCCGTGTTCGCCGCCACCGGCGGCGAGGACTATGAGCTCCTCGCCGCGCTGCCGCCGGCGTTCTCCGACCCGGAGGGCGCCGAGCTGGCCGCGCGGTGCGGGCTGCCGCTGACGCGCGTCGGCGTGGTGACCGCAGGGAAGGGGGTCACGCTGCGGCTCGACGGACAGCCGGTGCAACTGGGCGGATACGATCATTTCGCATGA
- a CDS encoding NAD(P)H-hydrate dehydratase, whose product MSLPILSPDESARWDHRAEQAGMALETLMDAAGRAAAQVLAARFGHRTGGGVLVAVGPGNNGGDGWVLARALHRLGVPVFVAPAPGERSSLNQRAALRAQAEGIRTVEPDGPWPQAQVAVDALLGTGARGVLRPPIRALVERLNDLAVPILAIDGPTGVDLGTGASHGVLVRAELSVSFGGLRRGHLLAREECGSVIVVDIGHPDPDPAWPVLFTEAEAARTQDRFGARDHKGHRGRIVVVGGEAGMSGALRLAARAAFAGGAGLVHAVAPDATIDALMAAEQDLQTLRHGFTTPLAPALLALLGQADAVVIGPGLGRGAGRREFVAALATASAPAPLVLDADALNAFADALPDLARLVAGRPALLTPHIGEFRRLFPDLGEGLEADPWTAASAAAAQAGCAVLLKGVPTVVGHVQGAPLTIAAGNPGLATGGSGDILSGLAGTALAQVQHPAAAAALAALALGRAAEHAARRVTARALRPMDVLAALPELWRAWEVLRTTSAVPRPPILLELEAPQRW is encoded by the coding sequence ATGTCTCTCCCCATCCTCTCGCCGGACGAGAGCGCGCGCTGGGACCACCGGGCCGAGCAGGCCGGGATGGCGCTCGAGACGCTGATGGATGCCGCCGGCCGTGCCGCCGCCCAGGTGCTGGCGGCGCGCTTCGGGCACCGCACCGGCGGCGGCGTCCTCGTGGCCGTGGGCCCCGGCAACAACGGCGGTGATGGCTGGGTACTGGCCCGGGCGCTGCACCGACTCGGCGTGCCCGTCTTCGTGGCGCCGGCGCCGGGTGAACGCTCCTCCCTCAATCAGCGGGCGGCCCTCCGCGCCCAGGCGGAAGGCATCCGGACCGTCGAGCCCGACGGCCCCTGGCCCCAGGCGCAGGTAGCCGTGGATGCCCTGCTCGGCACCGGCGCCCGCGGCGTCCTCCGTCCCCCCATCCGGGCGTTGGTCGAGCGCCTCAACGACCTTGCCGTCCCGATCCTCGCCATCGATGGCCCCACCGGGGTAGACCTCGGCACCGGCGCGAGCCACGGGGTGCTGGTGCGCGCGGAGTTGTCGGTCTCCTTCGGAGGCCTGCGCCGCGGCCACCTGCTGGCCCGCGAGGAGTGCGGCAGCGTGATCGTGGTGGACATCGGACACCCCGACCCCGATCCCGCGTGGCCGGTCCTGTTCACCGAGGCGGAGGCGGCCCGCACCCAGGATCGGTTCGGGGCGCGGGACCACAAGGGGCACCGGGGCCGCATCGTGGTGGTCGGCGGCGAGGCCGGGATGAGCGGCGCGCTCCGCCTCGCGGCGCGGGCGGCGTTCGCCGGCGGGGCCGGACTGGTGCATGCGGTCGCGCCCGACGCCACCATCGATGCGCTCATGGCGGCGGAGCAGGACCTGCAGACCCTCCGCCACGGCTTCACCACACCACTCGCCCCCGCGCTGCTCGCGCTCCTGGGGCAGGCGGATGCCGTGGTGATCGGGCCGGGGCTGGGCCGGGGAGCGGGGCGCCGGGAGTTCGTGGCCGCACTCGCCACGGCGAGCGCCCCGGCGCCGCTGGTGCTCGACGCCGATGCGCTCAACGCCTTTGCTGATGCGCTCCCCGACCTGGCCCGGCTGGTGGCGGGGCGGCCCGCCCTCCTCACCCCGCATATCGGCGAGTTCCGTCGGCTGTTCCCCGACCTGGGCGAGGGTCTCGAGGCGGACCCCTGGACGGCCGCGTCCGCAGCCGCTGCCCAGGCGGGGTGCGCGGTGCTGCTCAAGGGCGTCCCGACGGTGGTGGGACATGTCCAGGGTGCTCCCCTGACGATCGCCGCCGGGAACCCCGGATTGGCCACGGGCGGCAGCGGAGACATCCTCAGCGGCCTGGCGGGCACGGCCCTGGCCCAGGTACAGCACCCCGCGGCCGCCGCCGCGCTGGCGGCGCTGGCGCTCGGGCGGGCGGCGGAGCACGCGGCACGGCGGGTCACCGCCCGCGCCCTGCGGCCGATGGACGTGCTCGCCGCGCTGCCGGAGTTGTGGCGCGCCTGGGAGGTGCTGCGCACCACGTCGGCCGTCCCACGCCCGCCGATCCTGCTCGAGCTCGAGGCACCACAGCGATGGTAG